The nucleotide sequence CAAGTACAAGAACCATATCGTTCGTCGATGTATCACCATCTACTGTAATTTGATTGAACGACTCATTTGTAATCTCTTTTAACGTTTTGTGTAAAAGAGTGGAATCGATATTGGCATCCGTAGTCACAAATCCGAGCATCGTTGCCATATTCGGATGAATCATTCCTGACCCTTTTGCCGCTCCTCCAATCGTCACCGTTTTCCCGCCAACTTCCAGCTCGTAGCAAGCACTTTTTTGGAATGTATCAGTCGTTAAAATGGCTTCTTGAAAGCTTTTTGCACCTTCAAGTCCGTTCGATACTTCGACCTGTTCAATGCCGTGAGCGATTTTATCCATTTGTAAAAATTCACCGATGACACCTGTTGAGGCAACGGCGACATGCTCTTCTACCAGGTCTAACCGCTTGGCGACTAAACGGCGCATTTCATATGCGTCCTTTAACCCTTGTTCTCCTGTGCAGGCATTCGCTATCGCACTGTTTACGATGATGGCTTGAATTTTCCCACTATGTTGAATGCTTTCTTGTGTGACTTTCAATGGCGCTGCTTGAAAGTGGTTTTGCGTGTACACAGCCGCCGCTGCTGCAGGCGATTCACTCATTAATAGTCCAACGTCCTTTTTCGAATACCGAAGACCTGCGTGAATCCCACCCGCTTGAAAACCTTTTGGCGTTAAAACAGTGCCACCTTCCACTTTTTTTAGCAGCTTTTCTGCAGTTTTCATTCGTTGCTCCTCCTCTATTATGGATAAATTGGATTATTCGGAATGCCGGTTGTTTCATCCCATCCAAACATGACATTCATATTTTGTACGGCTTGCCCAGAAGCCCCTTTCATTAAATTATCGATCACCGAAACGATGGTTACACGATTCGTCCGTTCATCGAGCTGAACAGCTATATCACAGTAGTTCGAGCCGTAAACTTCTTTCGTGCTTGGAAATGAACCCGCTTGTCGAACGCGAACAAAAGGATGACCTTCGTAATAATGGCGATATAATTCTTGTAACCTATTATTTTCCCAATCTTCTAATAGCTCAACGTAAATCGTCGCCATAATCCCTCTCGTCATCGGAACGAGATGAGTAGAAAACGAGATAGCGCCAACATTGGAATCGAACTGATGTAGCGCTTGCTCAATTTCTGGAACATGCTGGTGTTTGTGAACTTTATAAATTTTTAAGTTATCTTGAATTTCAACAAAGCTTGTCGCTAGAGACGGTTTCCGACCTGCCCCCGATACGCCGGACTTTGCATCAATAATAATTGAACCGGGCTTGACAACCTTTTCACTCACAAGTGGTGCTAGCCCAAGTAATGAAGCTGTTGGATAACATCCTGGATTAGCGACAACTTGCGCCTCTTGAACGCTTGATTTATTCACCTCGGTTAAACCGTAAACGGCCTTATCGATAAATGACGCTGGCGCTGCCTCTTTTTGGTACCACGCTTCATAAAGAGATGGATCTTTAATCCGTAAATCGCCCGATAAATCGATGATCTTTAGCTTTTCATGTTCAAGCTGTGGCGATAATTTTGCCGATATTCCTGAAGGAGTGGCTAAAAAAACAACGTCGTTTTCTTCTTTTATTTTTTCTAACTCAATGGATTTTAACGATTCATCGCTAATTTGGTTCAAATGCGTATACACTTCAGCATACGCTTTTTCTTCATCTGACGATGTATAAAGGTTGAATGTCGATACATTTGGATGCATTTTTAAGATTCGATATAATTCGACACCACCATACCCAGTAGCACCGATAATTCCTATATTCAAATT is from Bacillus kexueae and encodes:
- the argC gene encoding N-acetyl-gamma-glutamyl-phosphate reductase, encoding MNIGIIGATGYGGVELYRILKMHPNVSTFNLYTSSDEEKAYAEVYTHLNQISDESLKSIELEKIKEENDVVFLATPSGISAKLSPQLEHEKLKIIDLSGDLRIKDPSLYEAWYQKEAAPASFIDKAVYGLTEVNKSSVQEAQVVANPGCYPTASLLGLAPLVSEKVVKPGSIIIDAKSGVSGAGRKPSLATSFVEIQDNLKIYKVHKHQHVPEIEQALHQFDSNVGAISFSTHLVPMTRGIMATIYVELLEDWENNRLQELYRHYYEGHPFVRVRQAGSFPSTKEVYGSNYCDIAVQLDERTNRVTIVSVIDNLMKGASGQAVQNMNVMFGWDETTGIPNNPIYP
- the argJ gene encoding bifunctional ornithine acetyltransferase/N-acetylglutamate synthase, yielding MKTAEKLLKKVEGGTVLTPKGFQAGGIHAGLRYSKKDVGLLMSESPAAAAAVYTQNHFQAAPLKVTQESIQHSGKIQAIIVNSAIANACTGEQGLKDAYEMRRLVAKRLDLVEEHVAVASTGVIGEFLQMDKIAHGIEQVEVSNGLEGAKSFQEAILTTDTFQKSACYELEVGGKTVTIGGAAKGSGMIHPNMATMLGFVTTDANIDSTLLHKTLKEITNESFNQITVDGDTSTNDMVLVLANGMADHEPLTEGHPDFEQFKEGLKAVCVDLAKQIARDGEGATKLVEVNVTGAQTKEEANIIAKKIVGSSLVKTAVYGRDGNWGRIVAAVGYSDAKVEPDQVSIYIGPYLMFQNGLPQSFSEELVTEYLAKETVTITVHLNNGTEKGKAWGCDLTYDYVKINASYRT